One genomic region from Leptolyngbyaceae cyanobacterium JSC-12 encodes:
- a CDS encoding hypothetical protein (IMG reference gene:2510094245) — protein sequence MNFKNQDEILNFYLESDHVLQPEDYQRAIEVLSAVNSSGIVFSLARVMEKICEETRARQQGSFFKNSHPILRLYLEALAGLCGKDLDHEDENGQPEFAGHFLTEYEPCGMTFSMAYNICTKKAKGKNND from the coding sequence ATGAATTTCAAAAACCAAGACGAGATTCTAAACTTTTATCTAGAATCAGACCACGTTTTACAACCGGAAGATTATCAACGCGCCATCGAGGTGCTCTCAGCAGTTAATTCTTCTGGTATTGTGTTCTCGCTGGCGCGTGTTATGGAAAAAATCTGTGAAGAAACACGAGCACGTCAGCAAGGAAGCTTCTTCAAAAACTCCCACCCAATCCTACGTCTTTATCTGGAAGCTTTAGCAGGATTATGCGGAAAAGATTTAGACCACGAGGATGAAAACGGTCAGCCAGAATTTGCCGGACATTTTCTCACTGAATATGAACCTTGCGGTATGACTTTCAGCATGGCATACAACATTTGTACTAAAAAAGCGAAAGGAAAAAACAATGATTAA
- a CDS encoding hypothetical protein (IMG reference gene:2510094242), which translates to MIPIQLDQPSIGNLSFTNRQAVYSIHLENPSNIVAHLKNINGDASLVLKKDDAILATSNNVGTNTEYISFSALNHTAERLKTLDPGDYTVEVLLQGESATYELLVSAHEITSLDVGEVKSSVIYPSELTADESHTYEFFIAEEGDYLLSVASPSKNSLDVVFSKDDEVLETTVDAMMPIAATRRGHLSSGKYTVKVTAKANASYVFAVHSVEKIQHLTSKDVENYSTEVETPASFPGIPD; encoded by the coding sequence ATGATTCCCATCCAACTAGACCAACCTTCAATTGGTAACCTGTCTTTCACAAACAGGCAAGCAGTTTATTCTATTCATCTTGAAAACCCATCAAACATCGTTGCGCATCTAAAAAACATTAATGGGGATGCCTCCCTAGTTCTTAAAAAAGATGACGCAATTCTTGCAACCAGCAATAATGTCGGAACAAATACGGAATATATTTCGTTCTCTGCATTGAACCACACTGCTGAAAGGCTAAAGACGTTAGACCCTGGCGATTATACGGTCGAAGTTTTGCTACAAGGAGAAAGTGCTACGTATGAGCTTTTAGTTTCAGCACACGAAATAACCTCTCTAGATGTTGGCGAAGTTAAGTCTAGTGTGATCTATCCTAGTGAGTTAACTGCAGATGAGAGTCACACTTATGAATTCTTCATTGCAGAAGAAGGAGATTATCTACTTAGTGTTGCTTCACCTAGTAAAAATTCGCTGGATGTTGTTTTCAGTAAAGATGATGAAGTACTAGAAACTACAGTAGATGCGATGATGCCAATAGCAGCAACTCGGAGAGGACATCTTTCGAGTGGAAAGTATACTGTAAAAGTAACAGCAAAGGCTAATGCAAGTTATGTGTTTGCTGTTCACTCCGTAGAAAAAATTCAGCATCTTACTTCAAAAGACGTTGAAAATTACTCAACGGAGGTTGAAACACCAGCATCTTTTCCAGGTATTCCTGA
- a CDS encoding pre-peptidase C family protein (IMG reference gene:2510094243~PFAM: Bacterial pre-peptidase C-terminal domain) — MGFSLETATPLTLRSDLEAYVRGKLTVDQPEQFYKVNLQKRSDLIAILQDITTNADLYVLDASGSQLSLGGTAIKSENTGVNSEYINARVLSPTSDILTPGVYYIKVALASSSLDTDFSLRIEANYARAGDVVFHNGTSGNVYFGDFDGTTWTTSTYVGNAQFPWVIDTTGDLNNDGIDDLVWRDTSTGTTAIWQLNAGHTVVATPALPTLPLTAKYVGVGDMDSDGHMDLLVQDSAASTDPYSVWFMNGTTLVSAVSTRNVTGSGFVNTIYPPPNFQARGFEDMDNNGTPDFIFENLLYPYKYYIVMSKFVPGVNYQTRMQKLLTTYLLGTGVATSGQSYPAGIADFDDNGVLDIASYTGTSLRIVLLQNPYQYKQEVIIPMPPGNYPVVIKKPTPGNFLDYFFNSADESGLEIASPLTASATFKDAVGSTSDPNDLYYFDLYDDSSSITLNITAPSGVSWELRRGSLTGTTVDSGTGNLSQTYTSQPRNRYYLKLSNASTSEKYTFTVSLGSTSNNVPVQIDNVIAGNAGSNPREFVQLGSTTYFVADSDEYGTELFKTDGTTGNTSVVDIVSGASGSNPTELTNLSNSYGSWVYFKATDVNGDTELYRVNTTGNVQRFDLNLDGSSNPTSLTALGPSGDNLLYFGAYKSGKIRIWATDGSTASDGPNIRVVASDELLSFPTDFTYQSNNNDLFLVYFIGDLSIGGKDLFAVEFGFLVNTYGIIPEAFSVSRRSAIEPGSTYDPLTGFVYDSSNPTEIVALDDDDLYVIATQTKASNIGTELFHVSSANNWTAPTPIDILSGSDSSNPSELTVVKNGTTPALFFAATGSSSQGRELWKITNANKTSPTLIDIRSGSDDSNPTNLTAVDTSWLYFSADNSGSDDYEAFRIQNTSTTPGLVGTTQVNSSGSSDPYGFTKLGSDQVFWAASDASSAENIELFRHTISTNSAPTKTEIRASSGGFNFGSNPSSLFAHSSTLLLMAANTVAYGNEPYTFTTTTNTASLLKDLNLASNGVGFSDFVVVGSNKYFIGPSEKGTNLWVSTADTSSDTSELTVAETSDPVYDLHGLVVSGNMIYGVGYTPGYGYELDRLDTTVNPPVLKRMTDIEPGEGSSNIDNLVVHTDGYTYFSAYKSGTGTNDGNGIWRVNASTTPGSPGFVTKYNTDISTPITSILSMADFNSQAGTQPGIFAAVGTKVFGPTLTNDLRLPTTSGYTTEQKLNDYYIKNTSAYVDYASSTGSSGSGGGPIQSEVLSLSSAVIKEYQIGYRGYEEVGPVPLLFVNGVPYMLYQGGGGIGYANAFNNHPRDARFMVKPGQVIFPFFNDFVVYENSVFGAGYAFEARATGKANRDCPNYNEQYAIGWEPFGMHFGLNTEKGYGGSPKYPSDSDNGKSTNGSDNPVTYGSLFGVINPATFFGTAYEYYLRARDGGPVCPVPITTSHPSNINPGIKDGKPVGSGAHGFHSVGNGRITFLADAGDDLGFQLYAIEDKHSNEADVSNYTVERLSTDFEDFGNMVETNFRVYFIGKKASTGWQVWATDGKSIRQVTSLTSDQIPISLEMRDRAYYTVFDKTTRTDTLNALS, encoded by the coding sequence ATGGGATTCTCCTTAGAGACAGCAACGCCCTTAACTCTTCGTTCCGACTTAGAGGCGTATGTGAGAGGAAAATTAACTGTCGATCAACCAGAACAATTTTATAAAGTCAATTTGCAGAAAAGGTCTGACCTAATTGCTATTCTGCAGGACATTACTACAAACGCTGATTTGTACGTTCTCGATGCTAGTGGAAGTCAACTGAGTTTAGGTGGCACTGCCATTAAATCTGAAAACACTGGGGTTAACTCAGAGTATATAAACGCACGAGTTTTATCTCCTACGTCAGATATTTTAACTCCTGGAGTGTATTACATCAAAGTTGCTCTAGCGTCTAGCTCTCTAGACACAGATTTCTCGCTACGGATTGAAGCTAACTATGCTAGAGCAGGAGATGTAGTTTTTCACAACGGTACTTCAGGTAATGTTTATTTCGGAGATTTTGACGGGACAACTTGGACTACCAGCACATACGTTGGAAACGCACAGTTTCCTTGGGTTATTGACACAACAGGTGACCTTAATAATGATGGGATCGATGACCTGGTGTGGAGGGATACCTCAACAGGTACAACAGCTATATGGCAACTAAACGCAGGACACACAGTAGTAGCCACTCCAGCACTACCTACGTTACCTCTTACAGCAAAGTATGTAGGTGTGGGTGATATGGATAGTGATGGACATATGGATTTGTTAGTGCAAGATAGTGCAGCATCAACAGACCCTTATTCTGTATGGTTTATGAACGGAACTACCCTTGTAAGTGCTGTTTCTACAAGAAATGTTACGGGTAGTGGTTTTGTAAATACGATCTATCCACCACCTAACTTTCAAGCTAGGGGTTTTGAAGACATGGATAACAACGGAACTCCAGATTTTATCTTTGAAAACCTTTTATACCCCTACAAATATTACATAGTGATGTCAAAATTTGTTCCAGGGGTTAACTACCAGACACGTATGCAAAAGCTCTTAACAACTTACTTGTTAGGTACTGGTGTTGCAACTTCTGGTCAAAGTTACCCTGCTGGGATTGCAGATTTTGATGACAATGGTGTGTTAGATATTGCTTCTTATACAGGCACCTCATTAAGGATTGTACTACTCCAAAATCCTTATCAGTATAAGCAAGAAGTCATAATTCCAATGCCACCAGGTAACTACCCAGTTGTTATCAAAAAACCAACACCGGGTAATTTCCTAGACTATTTCTTTAATTCTGCAGATGAATCTGGATTAGAAATTGCTAGTCCACTAACTGCAAGTGCAACTTTTAAAGATGCTGTTGGAAGTACAAGTGATCCGAATGACCTTTACTACTTTGACCTTTACGATGATTCATCTTCTATAACACTTAACATCACGGCTCCCTCTGGAGTTTCTTGGGAGTTAAGAAGAGGATCATTAACTGGAACTACTGTTGATAGCGGCACAGGTAACTTAAGTCAGACTTACACCTCTCAACCCCGTAATCGTTATTACCTGAAGTTATCCAATGCGTCAACTTCTGAAAAATACACGTTTACTGTGTCGTTAGGGTCCACGTCTAATAATGTCCCGGTTCAGATAGATAACGTTATAGCCGGAAACGCTGGAAGTAACCCTAGAGAATTTGTTCAGTTAGGCAGCACAACGTATTTCGTTGCAGATAGCGACGAGTACGGAACCGAATTGTTCAAAACAGACGGAACTACAGGTAATACGTCTGTTGTTGATATCGTGTCTGGAGCGTCCGGGTCTAACCCAACTGAGTTAACAAACCTTTCCAATAGTTACGGCAGCTGGGTCTATTTCAAAGCCACAGATGTAAATGGAGATACAGAACTCTATAGGGTTAATACTACAGGAAATGTGCAAAGGTTTGACCTTAACCTTGATGGTAGTAGTAACCCAACATCGTTAACTGCACTTGGTCCGTCAGGCGACAACTTACTGTACTTTGGTGCGTACAAGTCAGGTAAGATTCGTATTTGGGCTACTGATGGTTCTACAGCTTCGGATGGACCTAATATTAGAGTAGTTGCATCTGATGAACTGTTGTCTTTCCCTACAGATTTTACGTATCAGTCAAACAACAATGACCTGTTTCTTGTGTATTTTATTGGAGACCTTTCTATAGGTGGGAAAGACCTTTTTGCAGTAGAGTTTGGGTTTCTAGTAAACACCTACGGAATTATTCCAGAAGCTTTCTCAGTATCCAGGCGATCAGCGATCGAACCTGGAAGTACGTATGACCCTTTGACTGGCTTTGTATATGACAGCTCTAACCCAACAGAAATTGTAGCTCTAGATGATGACGACCTCTATGTTATTGCCACTCAAACAAAAGCTTCGAATATTGGAACAGAGTTATTCCACGTTAGTTCCGCTAATAATTGGACTGCACCTACTCCTATCGATATTCTTTCAGGTAGTGACAGTAGCAACCCTTCTGAACTGACTGTTGTAAAAAACGGAACCACTCCTGCACTATTCTTTGCTGCAACAGGTAGCTCATCGCAAGGCAGAGAACTTTGGAAGATAACTAACGCCAACAAGACTTCACCAACCTTGATCGATATTCGTTCCGGGTCTGATGATAGTAACCCAACTAACTTGACGGCAGTCGATACTAGTTGGTTGTACTTTAGCGCAGATAATTCTGGCTCAGACGATTATGAAGCGTTTCGAATTCAAAATACCAGTACGACTCCAGGACTTGTGGGGACAACTCAAGTAAACAGTTCTGGTTCATCAGACCCCTATGGATTTACAAAGTTAGGTTCAGACCAAGTATTTTGGGCAGCAAGTGACGCTTCCAGTGCGGAAAACATCGAGCTTTTCAGACACACAATTAGTACGAATTCTGCTCCAACTAAAACAGAAATACGGGCTTCGTCTGGTGGATTCAACTTCGGTAGCAATCCATCCTCACTATTTGCGCATAGTTCTACGTTGTTGCTGATGGCTGCGAATACTGTAGCCTACGGTAATGAACCTTACACTTTTACGACAACAACAAACACCGCTTCGTTATTAAAGGATCTAAATCTTGCTTCAAATGGAGTAGGATTTTCAGATTTTGTGGTGGTTGGCTCTAACAAATACTTCATTGGTCCTTCTGAAAAAGGAACAAACCTTTGGGTTAGTACAGCAGACACATCTAGTGACACTTCTGAGTTGACTGTTGCTGAAACGTCAGACCCAGTATATGACCTGCACGGATTAGTAGTTTCGGGAAATATGATCTATGGCGTCGGATACACCCCAGGATATGGCTATGAACTTGATCGGTTAGATACAACTGTCAACCCACCTGTGCTCAAACGGATGACAGATATTGAACCAGGGGAAGGATCTTCTAATATCGATAACCTCGTAGTTCATACCGATGGCTATACCTACTTCAGTGCTTACAAATCTGGGACAGGAACAAACGACGGAAATGGTATTTGGAGAGTCAACGCTAGTACAACGCCCGGTAGTCCTGGTTTTGTTACCAAATACAATACGGATATTTCCACTCCGATTACTAGTATCTTATCAATGGCGGACTTTAACTCGCAGGCAGGCACCCAACCAGGAATTTTTGCTGCAGTTGGAACTAAAGTGTTTGGTCCGACCTTAACTAATGACCTTAGGCTCCCAACTACTAGTGGGTACACGACTGAACAGAAGTTAAACGACTATTACATTAAGAACACATCTGCATATGTTGACTATGCATCTAGTACAGGTAGTTCTGGTTCTGGTGGCGGTCCAATACAAAGTGAAGTTCTCTCCTTGTCTAGTGCAGTAATTAAGGAGTACCAAATTGGTTATAGAGGATATGAAGAAGTTGGACCTGTACCTCTCCTTTTTGTAAATGGTGTTCCTTATATGCTTTATCAAGGAGGTGGAGGAATTGGTTATGCAAATGCATTTAACAATCATCCTAGAGATGCACGGTTCATGGTAAAACCTGGACAAGTTATCTTTCCGTTCTTTAACGACTTTGTAGTTTACGAGAACTCTGTCTTTGGTGCAGGCTACGCTTTTGAAGCACGAGCAACGGGTAAGGCAAATAGAGACTGTCCCAACTACAACGAGCAGTATGCAATTGGGTGGGAACCCTTTGGTATGCATTTTGGTCTGAATACGGAAAAAGGATATGGTGGTTCTCCTAAATACCCCAGTGATTCAGACAATGGTAAGTCTACTAATGGATCAGACAATCCTGTAACTTACGGTAGTTTGTTTGGAGTGATCAACCCGGCAACCTTCTTTGGTACTGCTTATGAGTACTATCTACGTGCCAGAGATGGTGGTCCTGTATGCCCTGTTCCTATTACAACTTCTCATCCGTCCAACATCAATCCTGGGATAAAAGATGGAAAGCCCGTTGGTTCAGGTGCTCACGGATTCCACTCGGTTGGGAATGGTCGGATTACTTTCTTAGCTGATGCCGGAGACGACTTAGGTTTCCAACTTTATGCGATAGAAGATAAGCATTCGAATGAAGCTGATGTCTCAAATTACACTGTTGAAAGATTAAGCACCGATTTCGAAGATTTTGGAAACATGGTGGAAACTAATTTCCGTGTTTACTTTATCGGAAAGAAAGCATCCACTGGGTGGCAAGTCTGGGCCACTGATGGTAAGTCTATTCGACAGGTCACTTCCTTAACGTCAGACCAAATTCCTATCTCATTGGAAATGAGAGATAGAGCCTATTACACAGTCTTTGACAAAACGACTAGGACTGACACCCTGAATGCATTAAGCTAG
- a CDS encoding hypothetical protein (IMG reference gene:2510094247), whose product MKFNPQKWKISISYNRIRRHNSLRDSHYDGHVVTEYGIVSVYSDINCSCLEFVNNRRHYYQSFEGGLNERQLMIRATKFARFCIEQSLV is encoded by the coding sequence ATGAAGTTTAACCCTCAAAAATGGAAAATCTCCATCTCGTATAACAGAATCCGTAGACACAACTCACTCAGAGACTCTCATTACGATGGTCATGTAGTAACCGAGTATGGCATCGTGTCAGTTTATAGTGATATAAACTGCTCATGTCTGGAGTTTGTTAATAACAGACGGCATTATTATCAAAGCTTCGAGGGTGGGTTAAACGAACGTCAGTTAATGATCCGGGCTACAAAATTCGCCCGGTTTTGTATTGAACAATCTTTAGTATGA
- a CDS encoding hypothetical protein (IMG reference gene:2510094244) codes for MLIPNTSVQGYVSYETTANEYFFDLESAQSVQLWLTKQVSPSANFELYDADTGRMLEFCMNFGNLSGLMEAQLEAGHYKVKVFAPEEGQATSYELLLRVSDPIHGVDISNSEEDAFPIFEGGARGFVDAYYNTKFEYINDVDVYKMEFDAPTNLFISVLGHFINFGIYRKGDDEPIDIREGFDVGTYYVKIKGYSGDYKLYVHPNY; via the coding sequence ATGTTGATCCCAAACACATCAGTACAAGGTTATGTAAGTTATGAAACTACGGCTAACGAATATTTTTTTGATTTAGAAAGTGCTCAATCCGTTCAGCTTTGGTTGACCAAACAAGTTTCACCGTCTGCAAACTTTGAACTCTACGATGCAGACACCGGACGGATGCTAGAGTTTTGCATGAACTTTGGTAATCTAAGTGGGTTAATGGAAGCTCAGCTTGAAGCTGGACATTATAAAGTAAAGGTGTTTGCTCCAGAAGAAGGACAAGCGACGAGTTATGAGCTTTTACTTCGAGTTTCAGACCCGATTCACGGAGTTGACATTAGTAATAGTGAAGAAGATGCCTTTCCCATTTTTGAGGGTGGTGCACGAGGATTTGTAGATGCTTATTACAACACTAAGTTTGAATATATCAATGACGTAGACGTTTACAAAATGGAATTTGATGCTCCTACTAATTTGTTTATAAGTGTTCTAGGACACTTTATAAATTTTGGTATATACAGGAAGGGTGATGATGAACCTATAGACATACGAGAAGGCTTCGATGTCGGAACGTATTACGTGAAAATTAAGGGTTATAGCGGCGACTATAAGCTTTATGTGCACCCTAACTATTAA
- a CDS encoding hypothetical protein (IMG reference gene:2510094246): MITIRKLFVKWEPKLLSPKDFAKQTGEELDRERLISFDRQEWCYLMCNAVAEVVCPLYKNTSILQYLSSGWIDGIESDSGEDYLKEIALDRLVELRVVLQKFNVNLSNYDQLLADLNPVSLFP, translated from the coding sequence ATGATCACAATCAGAAAGTTGTTTGTTAAGTGGGAACCTAAGTTGCTGTCCCCTAAAGATTTTGCTAAACAAACTGGAGAAGAGTTGGATCGGGAGCGCTTAATAAGTTTTGATAGACAGGAGTGGTGCTACTTAATGTGCAACGCTGTTGCAGAAGTAGTCTGCCCACTATACAAAAACACCTCCATTCTTCAATACTTATCTAGTGGTTGGATTGATGGTATCGAGTCGGACTCTGGGGAAGATTACCTAAAAGAAATTGCTTTGGATAGACTGGTGGAACTTCGAGTTGTGCTGCAAAAGTTCAACGTTAATTTGTCAAACTACGACCAGCTTTTAGCTGACTTAAACCCCGTTTCATTATTTCCATGA
- a CDS encoding hypothetical protein (IMG reference gene:2510094248) produces the protein MSLIKVNENELHARQTLKRKLEQLYRCLNSAQSSAESAKLTAAFDYQVWEKVNDLVQEIDNLKVKTLNIQDSLEVSNEV, from the coding sequence ATGAGCTTAATAAAAGTGAATGAAAACGAACTCCACGCTCGGCAAACTCTTAAACGAAAATTGGAACAACTCTATCGTTGTCTAAACTCTGCTCAGTCTTCCGCAGAGAGTGCTAAGCTAACCGCCGCTTTCGACTATCAAGTTTGGGAAAAAGTGAATGATTTGGTGCAAGAGATAGATAACCTTAAAGTTAAAACATTGAATATTCAAGACTCGTTGGAGGTTTCAAATGAAGTTTAA